The window CCGCGCCATCGGTGGCATTGACTACAAAGTCCAGCTCCTGGGTTGTCTTCAGCCCCTCCACCGCCGTGTCGTTGACGACGAACTTGTATTTGCCGCTCGTGGTATTCAGGTAGAAGGTGCCGTAGTCCGTGCTCTTCTGCACGTCGAAGCCATCGCTATCGCCGACTCCGTCGGTGGGGGATGAGCCCGCCAGCTCGAAGCTCACCGTATCGCCGTCAGAGTCATTGCCCTTCAGGGTGCCGGTCACATTAGGGAAGTTGTCGTCGCCCGCCGTGTCGTTCACGTCAGCGTTGCTGACGGTCTCCAGTGTCGGCGCGTTGTTGACGCTGGTAATCAGCGTGCCGCCGATGTCGACGAACTTGCCGTCGCCGCTGAGTGAGCTGGTACTGGTGGCTCGCACGCCGAGGGTCAAACACTCCGGATGGTTCGACAGCAATGTCAGAATCGCGTCCGGCAGCTGGAGGGTAGCCACCGAGAAGGACATCGACTCGCTGGCGGTGAGGAAGCTGGTCTTGTTCTCGCCTGCCGACCCAAGTCCCGTATTGGAAACCTTATAGAAGTCATCCCAGGTAATTCCGGTGCCATTCATGTTGAGACTGTTGTCGAACTTGCTCAGCGTGACAGTCCCTTCAACGCTCTTGTCGCCATCTGAGAACCAGAGCGCATTGAGATCCATATATCCGGATATGCAGGTCACCGTGAAGCTGGCGCCATCGTAAACGACCTTGAATTGCAGTCCTGATGCCGCTGAACCGAAATCCCACTGATAAGACTCGCTCATGATCCTTCCCTCACATCAAAGCTGAAATGCCTCGGACAACCTCTGTTTCAAGCTCGCGGCCAATCAATCCCTGAGTTGGGATCCTGCAGATTCGGAGGTGGGGAGTCTTTCGAGCCGCCAAGGGGTGCGGCAAGCATGGCGATAGCCGATGTCAGTGCTGGTCGATTCTTCGTCGTCCCGAAAAACTGCGCACTTTACGGTGGCAACGCTCATCGAAACCTCCCATCCATGCATCCATCAGGTCATTGGTTTCTTGATTCTCCGCTCGGTACCAAACCCTCTCAGGTGCAGGAGCTCTCGACGCAACCGATATAAGAGACAGGAGCCCAATAACCTGGCGACCTACCTTTACGTTGCTCTGGCTTTACACGTGAAACGGATTTGTACTGTCGTTGGACGCTAGCTCAATGCCATCAAAGCGCTCGTCGATTCGACGGATACTTGACGAAGTGCAGGGGTGAATCCGACGGGTGGCGAGAAGCGTCAATATCCAAGCGTCAGGCGGAAGTGTGGATATACCGAAAACAATGAAAAACGCCGGCTTCAGGCCGGCGTTTTCTTTTGCTGCTGGCGGTATTCACCGGGTGTCTGCCCGGTCCAACCCTTGAAGCTGCGGTGGAACGAGCGCGATTCGGTGAAGCCCAGGTACTGGGCGATGTCCTGGATCGGCAGGTCGCTGTGCACCAGGTAGTGCTCGGCCAGTTCCTGGCGCAGTTCGTCGAGGATCTGCTGGTAGCTGGTCCCGGCTTGCTGCAGGTGGCGCTGCAGGGTGCGTACGGTCATCTCGAAGCGTTCGGCGACGCGCTCCTTGCGCGGCAGGCCGTCCTTGAGCAGTAGGCGCAGGGCGTTCTTCACCCTCAGTGGCAGCGGCTCGTCGTCGTCGAGTTCGGCCATCAGTGCCAGGGCGTGTTCTTCCAGGGTGCGCAGCAGGTTGGCGTCGGCCTGGCGCAGCGGGTAGCTGAGCAACTGCAGAGGGACCAGCAAGGCGCTGCAGGTTTGCTCGAAACGCACCGGGCAGCAGAACAACTGCTCGTACTCGGCAAGGTCGGTGCCTTCGGGCTGCGCGTGTTCGAACCAGACTTCCTGCGGTGAGCCATTGGTGTCGGCGATCCAGCGGGCATAGAGCAGCCAGGAGGCCAGCACGTTCTCCACCATGTGCCGGCGGATCAACGCCGCGTCGTGGCGGCAGTTCCAGATCAGCTTCACGTGGTCGTCGGCCGGTTCGAGCTGGCTGGTGCCCATGTCGCCGACCAGCTTTTCGTAGGGAATGATCCGGCCCATGGCTTCACCGAGGTTGGCGCAGTTCATGGTGATGTAGCCGAGCACGCTCCAGGAGCCGGGCTGTACGAAACGCGCCGAGTGCAGCCCGAACAGCGGGTCGCCGGAGTGCGCGCAGAGGTATTGCAGCAGGCGCTCGTGGGCCTCGCTGGGCAGGCGCTGGCTGTTGTCGCTCAGTTGCGCGCGTTCGAGGTCCGCTGCCTGCAGCGCGGCGTCCAGGTCCATGCCGAGGGATTCGGCGTGGCGCAGGTACTTCAGCAGTGCGGGGACGGAGGTGTAGCCGAGGGAATGCATGGCGTTCGTTCTTGTTCTGGTGTCTCGATCGGCAACTGCGCCTGTCTTGATCCGACAGTGACAGCGCAGGGCGGCTGGCTAGTATAGGCAGCCATCAAGTGGCACCGAAATAGCAATCTGAAGAGCCAACAGAGACCCTGAATAAAAGGAGCGGGCATGCGACGCTGGAACGGCTGGGGTGAGGAAACGACGGTAGTGGAACTGCCCGAGAACGGGCGCGGTTTTCTCGCCGAGCTGGTCGGGCCTGGCCTGACGCTGCCGGATGCGACCCTGGAACAGGTGCTGGCCAAGGTGCCGGCCTCGCGCCTGCCCGAGCACCCGTTGGTGGTGCGCGAGGCCCGTGACCGCCTGCTGCACGCCCGCGGCCAGAGCCTGCCGGACTGGCTGGCGATGCGCGAAGGCGAGTTCGGCGTGTTCCCCGATGGCGTCGCCTACCCGCAGACCGCCGAGCAGATCCGCGAGCTGCTGCGCTTCGCCGAACTCTGGGACTGCCTGGTGATCCCCTACGGCGGCGGCACTTCGGTGGCCGGCCACATCAACCCGCCGCAGTCCGACAAGGCCGTGCTCACCGTCTCCCTGGAGCACATGAATCGCCTGCTGGAGCTGGACGAACAAAGCCTGATCGCCACCTTCGGCCCCGGCGCCAACGGCCCGCAGGTGGAAAGCCAACTGCGTGCCCGTGGCTACACCCTCGGGCACTTCCCGCAGTCCTGGGAACTGTCCACCCTCGGCGGCTGGGTCGTCAGCCGTTCCAGTGGCCAGCAGTCGCTGCGCTACGGGCGCATCGAGCAGTTGTTCGCCGGCGGTTCGCTGGAAACCTTCGCCGGCACCCTGGAGATCCCGACCTTCCCGGCCTCCTCGGCGGGGCCTGATTTGCGCGAGATGGTGATGGGTTCCGAAGGCCGCTTCGGCATCCTCTCCTCGGTAAAGGTACGCGTTACGCGTATCGCCGAGGACGAACGTTTCTACGCCGTCTTCCTACCGTCGTGGGAGCAGGCGCTGGAAGGCATCCGCACGTTGGTGCAGGCGCGGGTTCCGCTGTCCATGCTGCGCCTGTCCAACGCGGTCGAAACCCAGACCCAACTGGCCCTGGCCGGCCATCCGGGGCAGATCGCCTGGCTGGAGCGCTACCTGAAGATGCGCGGCGCGGGTGAGGGCAAGTGCATGCTCACCTTCGGCGTCACCGGCGACCGCGCACAGAACGCCACGTCGCTGCGCGCCGCGCGGCGTCTGCTCAAGGGCTTCGGTGGCGTGTTCACCGGCACCCTGCTGGGCAAGAAGTGGGCGCAGAACCGCTTCCGCTTCCCTTATCTGCGCGAGGCGCTGTGGGAGAACGGTTACGTGGTGGACACCCTGGAGACCGCCACCGACTGGTCCAACGTCGACAACCTGCTGAACCGCATCGAAGCCAGCCTGCGCGACGGCCTGGCCGCCGAGGGCGAGCGTGTGCACGTGTTCACCCACCTGTCCCACGTCTACGGCGAAGGTTCGAGCATCTACACCACCTACGTATTCCGCCCGGCCGCCAGTTACGCAGAAACCCATGAGCGCTGGCGCAAGCTCAAGCACGCGGCGAGCCAGGCCATCGTGCAGAACCGCGGCACCATCAGCCACCAGCACGGCGTGGGCAAGGACCATGCGCCCTACCTGCCGGTGGAGAAGGGCCCGCTGGGCATGGCGGCGCTCAAGGCGCTGGCCGGGCATTTCGACCCGTCCGGCCGCCTGAGCCCCGGCACCTTGCTGCAGGACTGACGACATGTCCGCCTGGAATGCCGGGTGGCGCGAAAAGGCGCTGCCGGAACTGGCAACCCGTGACTGGGACCTGATCGTGGTCGGCGGCGGCATCAGCGGTGCCGGCATCCTGCGCGAGGCTGCGCGGCGTGGCTGGCGCTGCCTGCTGATCGAGCAGCGCGACTTCGCCTGGGGCACCTCCAGCCGCTCGTCGAAGATGGTCCACGGCGGCCTGCGCTACATCGCCAAGGGCCAGTTCGGCCTGACCCGCGACTCGGTGCGCGAACGCCAGCGCCTGCTCGGCGAGGCGCCGGGGCTGGTCGATCCGCTGAGCTTCATCATGCCGCACTACCAGGGCGGCTTCCCCGGCCCACGGGTGTTCGGCACTTTGCTGTCGCTGTACGACGCACTCGCGGGGAGGCGCAATCACCTGTTCTATCGCCTGGAAGAACTGCGCTACCTGGCGCCGGGCCTGAAGGAAGAACGCCTGCTGGGCGGGACCCGCTTCCAGGATGCGGTGACCGACGACGCGCGGCTGGTGATGCGCGTGATCGGTGAAGCACGGGCCGATGGCGGCGAAGCGCTGAACGGCCTGCGGGTGGTCGAGCTGGAGCGCCGCGATGGCCGTGTGCAGGGGCTGGTCGCCGAGGATCGCGAGAGTGGCCAGCGCTTCGGGTTCCGCAGCCGCGCCGTGGCGCTGGCCACCGGCGCCTGGGCCGATGCACTGCGGCAGAAGCAGGGCAGCGAACATATTCGTCCGCTGCGCGGCAGCCACCTGTTGCTGCCAGCCTGGCGCCTGCCCGTGGCCCACGCCTTCAGCTTCATGCATGGCGAGGACAAGCGGCCGGTGTTCGTCTTCCCCTGGGAAGGTGCGACGGTGGTCGGCACCACGGACCTCGATCACCGCGACACCCTGGATGACGACGCGGCCATCAGTCGCGAAGAACTGGACTACCTGCTGGCCGCTTGCGCCCAGCAGTTCCCCTCCGCGCGAATCACGGCGGAGGACGTGCGCTCCACCTGGGCCGGCGTGCGCCCGGTGGTCAGCGATGGCGCGCCATCGCTCAAGCCCTCGGACGAAAAGCGCGAGCACGCCCTGTGGTCCGAGCCCGGTTGCGTGACCCTGGCTGGCGGCAAGCTCACCACCTTCCGCCTGCTGGCGCTGGAGGTACTGGAAGCCTGCGCGCCGATGCTGGAGCGGCCGCTGGAAGCAGCTGTGGACAACGTCTTCAGCCCGAGCGAAACCATTGCGCTTCCCGGCCTGACACCGACCCAACAGCGCCGCCTGGCGGGTCGCCACGGCCGTGCCTTGCCGGAGCTGGCACGGCTGCTGAGGGAAGTCGGCAGCGGGCGTGTCGGCGACACCGATTGCCTCTGGGGCGAACTGGCCTGGGCGGCGGAGGGCGAACTGGTGCTGCACCTCGACGACCTGCTGCTGCGCCGCACCCGCATCGGCCTGTTGCTGGCCGACGGCGCCGCCGCCGAACTGCCGAAGATCCGCGCGCTGTGCCAGCCACGTCTGGGCTGGAGCGACGCCCGCTGGAAGCAGGAAGAACAGGACTACCTGGCGCTCTGGCGGCGCAGCTACAGCCTGCCAGTGGCCAGATAACAACAAGAAGGACCGCACCTTGAGCGAACAGAACTACCTGCTGGCCATCGATAACGGCACCCAGAGCGTGCGCGCACTGCTTTTCGACCTGGAGGGCAATCTGGTCGGCAAGGGCAAGGTGGAGCTGGAGGCCTATTTCTCCGACAACCCCGGCTGGGCCGAACAACACCCGGAGTATTACTGGGAACAGCTGGGCGAGGCCTGCCGGCGCCTGTGGGCCAGCGTCGACATCGACCGCAGCCGTATCCGTGGCGTTTCCCTGACCACCCAGCGCGGCACGGTGATCCACGTCGATGAAGCGGGTCGGGCATTGCGCCCGGCGATAATCTGGCTGGACCAGCGCCGCGCCGAGCTGGGCGAGTCGATCAAGGGTCCCTGGGGCTGGCTGTTCAAGCTGGTGGGCGCGCAGGGCGCGGTGGATTATTTTCGCACCCAGGCCGAGGTCAACTGGGTGGCCCAGCAGCAGCCGGATATCCGGCGACGCACCCACAAGGTGCTGCTGCTCTCGGGCTTCCTTACCCAGCGACTGTGCGGGCGTTACGTGGACTCGGTGGCCTCCAGCGTGGCCTACCTGCCGTTCGACTACAAACGCCTGCAGTGGGCCGCGCCGCGCGACTGGAAATGGCAGGCGCTGGAGGTGCGCCGCGAGCAACTGCCGGACCTGCTCAAGCCCGGCGAGCGGCTGGGCGAGATCACCGCCGAGGCCAGTCGTCACACCGGGATTCCCGAGGGGCTGCTGCTGATCGCCGCGGGGGCGGACAAGGCCTGCGAAGTGCTCGGCGCCGGCGCCATCGATCCGCGCGTCGCCTGCCTGTCCTATGGCACCACGGCGACCATCAACACCACGCGCTCGCGCTACCTGGAAACCATCCCGCTGATACCGCCGTACCCGGCGGCGATCCCCGACCACTTCAACACCGAGGTGATGATCTACCGCGGTTTCTGGATGGTCAGCTGGTTCAAGCGCGAATTCGGCCTGCGCGAGATGCAGCGCGCCGCCGAACTGGGCGTCGAGCCGGAGAAGCTGTTCGACGACCTGGTCAACAGCGTGCCCGCCGGCTCCATGGGCCTGATGCTGCAGCCCTACTGGACGCCCGGCATCCGCGAGCCGGGGCTGGAGGCCAAGGGCTCGATCATCGGCTTCGGCGACGTGCATACCCGTGCGCACATCTACCGCGCCATCCTCGAAGGCCTGGCCTACGCGTTGCGCCAGGGCAAGGAGCGCATCGAGAAGCGCTCCGGCACCCGCATCGAGCGCCTGCGCGTGGCGGGCGGTGGCTCCCAGAGCGATGCGGCGATGCAACTGACCGCCGACATCTTCGGCCTGCCGGCGGAGCGCCCGCATGTCTACGAGGCGTCCGGCCTGGGCGCGGCGATCGACTGCGCGGTGGGGCTCGGGCTCTATCCGGACTTCGCCAGCGCCATCGCCGCCATGACCCGCGTCGGCGAGGTCTTCCAGCCGCGTCCGGAGGCGCAGCGCACCTACGAGCGGCTGTACAGCGAGGTCTACCAGCGCATGTACAAGCAACTGAAGCCGCTGTACCAGAGCATCCGCGAGATCACCGGTTATCCGGCGTGAGCCCGGCTAATTAAGCGTGGCGCAAGTCCTGTCGGCTAATCTGGGGCACA of the Pseudomonas sp. PSE14 genome contains:
- a CDS encoding AraC family transcriptional regulator translates to MHSLGYTSVPALLKYLRHAESLGMDLDAALQAADLERAQLSDNSQRLPSEAHERLLQYLCAHSGDPLFGLHSARFVQPGSWSVLGYITMNCANLGEAMGRIIPYEKLVGDMGTSQLEPADDHVKLIWNCRHDAALIRRHMVENVLASWLLYARWIADTNGSPQEVWFEHAQPEGTDLAEYEQLFCCPVRFEQTCSALLVPLQLLSYPLRQADANLLRTLEEHALALMAELDDDEPLPLRVKNALRLLLKDGLPRKERVAERFEMTVRTLQRHLQQAGTSYQQILDELRQELAEHYLVHSDLPIQDIAQYLGFTESRSFHRSFKGWTGQTPGEYRQQQKKTPA
- a CDS encoding FAD-binding oxidoreductase; the protein is MRRWNGWGEETTVVELPENGRGFLAELVGPGLTLPDATLEQVLAKVPASRLPEHPLVVREARDRLLHARGQSLPDWLAMREGEFGVFPDGVAYPQTAEQIRELLRFAELWDCLVIPYGGGTSVAGHINPPQSDKAVLTVSLEHMNRLLELDEQSLIATFGPGANGPQVESQLRARGYTLGHFPQSWELSTLGGWVVSRSSGQQSLRYGRIEQLFAGGSLETFAGTLEIPTFPASSAGPDLREMVMGSEGRFGILSSVKVRVTRIAEDERFYAVFLPSWEQALEGIRTLVQARVPLSMLRLSNAVETQTQLALAGHPGQIAWLERYLKMRGAGEGKCMLTFGVTGDRAQNATSLRAARRLLKGFGGVFTGTLLGKKWAQNRFRFPYLREALWENGYVVDTLETATDWSNVDNLLNRIEASLRDGLAAEGERVHVFTHLSHVYGEGSSIYTTYVFRPAASYAETHERWRKLKHAASQAIVQNRGTISHQHGVGKDHAPYLPVEKGPLGMAALKALAGHFDPSGRLSPGTLLQD
- a CDS encoding glycerol-3-phosphate dehydrogenase/oxidase is translated as MSAWNAGWREKALPELATRDWDLIVVGGGISGAGILREAARRGWRCLLIEQRDFAWGTSSRSSKMVHGGLRYIAKGQFGLTRDSVRERQRLLGEAPGLVDPLSFIMPHYQGGFPGPRVFGTLLSLYDALAGRRNHLFYRLEELRYLAPGLKEERLLGGTRFQDAVTDDARLVMRVIGEARADGGEALNGLRVVELERRDGRVQGLVAEDRESGQRFGFRSRAVALATGAWADALRQKQGSEHIRPLRGSHLLLPAWRLPVAHAFSFMHGEDKRPVFVFPWEGATVVGTTDLDHRDTLDDDAAISREELDYLLAACAQQFPSARITAEDVRSTWAGVRPVVSDGAPSLKPSDEKREHALWSEPGCVTLAGGKLTTFRLLALEVLEACAPMLERPLEAAVDNVFSPSETIALPGLTPTQQRRLAGRHGRALPELARLLREVGSGRVGDTDCLWGELAWAAEGELVLHLDDLLLRRTRIGLLLADGAAAELPKIRALCQPRLGWSDARWKQEEQDYLALWRRSYSLPVAR
- a CDS encoding FGGY-family carbohydrate kinase, translating into MSEQNYLLAIDNGTQSVRALLFDLEGNLVGKGKVELEAYFSDNPGWAEQHPEYYWEQLGEACRRLWASVDIDRSRIRGVSLTTQRGTVIHVDEAGRALRPAIIWLDQRRAELGESIKGPWGWLFKLVGAQGAVDYFRTQAEVNWVAQQQPDIRRRTHKVLLLSGFLTQRLCGRYVDSVASSVAYLPFDYKRLQWAAPRDWKWQALEVRREQLPDLLKPGERLGEITAEASRHTGIPEGLLLIAAGADKACEVLGAGAIDPRVACLSYGTTATINTTRSRYLETIPLIPPYPAAIPDHFNTEVMIYRGFWMVSWFKREFGLREMQRAAELGVEPEKLFDDLVNSVPAGSMGLMLQPYWTPGIREPGLEAKGSIIGFGDVHTRAHIYRAILEGLAYALRQGKERIEKRSGTRIERLRVAGGGSQSDAAMQLTADIFGLPAERPHVYEASGLGAAIDCAVGLGLYPDFASAIAAMTRVGEVFQPRPEAQRTYERLYSEVYQRMYKQLKPLYQSIREITGYPA